The proteins below come from a single Paludibacter jiangxiensis genomic window:
- a CDS encoding IPT/TIG domain-containing protein — MKKLSIIFILAGILVISCADLEVSTKSYPYIITEEVSDINASGATFNATVTGTNKNDVIDYGFVWDDTIASPVLTCSKKSLGQSVSDGKINCKIEGGLKNGAEYHVRAYIKSSKYLVYGNVLTFNSKGSNPPVITGFSPSNGGFSKTIVISGSHFDSKITKNRVKLGSLSVAVDSATENSLYVKVPSIQASDSVKINVEVAGMTATSSSYFSLLFPWTQRNKPSMMMAGNTVSFALQNNAYLIKPNSANLYVYNSATDLFTATPNLPEAPGNHPIAFSANNAGFLLINKTLWKLDTSTMTWSAQKAYPGTVSDYMFSFTIDNKAYVGNFHSAKDVWQYNPLTNSWNQVADFAGGLPDTPWGYFSFATSKSGYLGIDRSGGSVKQFWQYTPTTNLWTRKTDFMPEGYSDFCSFVINDKAYVGMGYIESAYAGAVSSSIWRYDETNDKWIKGISAPKTLAVHTSFVINNKAYILGWNAYFYSDYTNFLYQFDPSKQ; from the coding sequence ATGAAGAAGCTTAGCATCATTTTTATTCTTGCTGGTATTTTGGTGATAAGTTGTGCCGATCTCGAGGTTAGTACAAAATCTTATCCGTATATCATTACAGAAGAAGTGTCGGATATCAATGCGTCCGGTGCAACATTCAATGCCACTGTAACAGGGACAAATAAAAATGACGTGATCGATTATGGGTTCGTATGGGATGACACTATTGCATCACCGGTTTTGACGTGTTCCAAAAAATCGTTGGGTCAATCGGTTTCTGACGGAAAAATCAATTGCAAAATTGAAGGGGGATTAAAAAACGGAGCAGAATACCACGTCCGGGCATATATAAAATCCTCAAAATATCTTGTTTATGGCAATGTTCTTACTTTTAACAGCAAGGGCAGCAATCCTCCGGTCATCACAGGATTCTCTCCTTCGAACGGAGGTTTTAGCAAAACAATCGTCATCTCGGGAAGTCATTTCGACAGCAAGATAACAAAAAATCGCGTAAAATTAGGTTCTTTGTCAGTTGCGGTGGATTCTGCTACTGAGAATTCTCTTTATGTAAAAGTACCCTCTATTCAGGCTTCTGACAGTGTAAAAATCAATGTGGAAGTTGCCGGCATGACTGCAACCTCGTCCAGCTATTTCTCCTTACTTTTCCCATGGACTCAACGGAATAAACCTTCGATGATGATGGCGGGCAATACGGTTAGTTTTGCCTTACAGAATAATGCATACCTGATAAAGCCAAATTCCGCAAACTTGTATGTATACAATTCTGCAACAGACTTATTTACAGCTACTCCAAATTTACCGGAAGCACCCGGGAATCACCCGATAGCATTTTCCGCAAATAACGCCGGTTTTTTATTGATAAATAAGACCTTGTGGAAACTGGATACTTCAACAATGACCTGGAGCGCTCAAAAGGCATACCCGGGAACAGTTTCTGACTACATGTTTTCTTTTACGATTGACAATAAGGCCTATGTGGGTAATTTTCACTCCGCTAAAGATGTATGGCAATACAATCCGTTAACCAACAGCTGGAATCAGGTTGCTGATTTTGCTGGCGGCCTTCCAGATACACCATGGGGCTATTTCTCATTTGCCACCAGCAAATCCGGTTATCTGGGGATTGACAGGAGTGGAGGTAGCGTAAAACAATTCTGGCAATACACACCAACCACCAATTTATGGACAAGAAAAACTGATTTCATGCCTGAAGGATATAGTGACTTCTGTAGTTTTGTGATCAATGACAAAGCGTATGTTGGAATGGGCTATATTGAGAGTGCTTATGCAGGAGCAGTTTCTAGCAGCATATGGCGGTATGACGAAACCAACGATAAATGGATAAAAGGCATCAGTGCTCCAAAAACCCTTGCAGTCCACACATCGTTCGTTATAAACAACAAAGCATATATCTTAGGCTGGAATGCTTATTTTTACAGTGATTACACCAACTTCCTGTACCAGTTTGACCCGTCTAAGCAGTAA
- a CDS encoding outer membrane beta-barrel protein, translating to MKRILFLLFAIYTTVSTYSQTDYYVKDSALTMGITIIDQGIQNNQKSCKIQLKDSTFSFSPNQITEYSFGSSDKYFSKTFTINGVSRTNFLLRLDSEAPFVYYFQDEQHSTFFIEKENNKLVELTEQNYRRIIEDFTSHCSPNKEKLKFLTYSRLSFERYFSNTDYCKTKHTVYFKWGILAGAEATLPSLKSSPSNPDLKLFQFPYTYNCLFGIFVDYPIGKGNLSLHPELYIAKNGYSVSKHVTNKDYDFVSNITTANLPILLRYTASFGKLFPFINIGPTISYVLREKSYLNTATINMSSSTIMIDDNGPNRYFSSQQVGMAAGIGVEYKLNYKHALFVEARVNQQYGFQTQDFSRNNLQLIISFNL from the coding sequence ATGAAACGAATTCTTTTCTTATTGTTTGCAATTTACACCACCGTATCTACCTACAGTCAAACGGATTACTATGTAAAAGACTCTGCTCTTACGATGGGCATAACCATTATTGATCAGGGAATACAAAACAACCAGAAAAGCTGCAAGATACAGCTCAAAGACTCGACTTTCAGTTTTAGCCCGAACCAGATTACTGAATATAGTTTCGGGTCTTCGGATAAATATTTTTCCAAAACATTCACAATAAACGGAGTGTCACGGACTAATTTTCTTTTACGTTTGGATTCGGAAGCTCCTTTTGTATATTATTTTCAGGATGAGCAACACTCGACGTTCTTTATTGAAAAAGAGAATAACAAACTGGTTGAACTAACAGAACAGAACTATCGTAGGATTATTGAAGACTTCACGTCACATTGTTCCCCCAACAAAGAAAAGTTGAAATTTTTGACCTACAGCCGTCTGTCTTTTGAACGATATTTCTCCAATACCGACTATTGCAAAACGAAACATACAGTATACTTTAAATGGGGTATATTGGCAGGAGCTGAAGCCACGTTACCAAGCCTTAAAAGTTCCCCCTCCAATCCTGATTTAAAACTCTTTCAATTTCCATACACGTACAACTGCCTCTTTGGCATATTTGTAGATTATCCGATTGGGAAAGGAAATCTGTCATTGCATCCGGAATTATACATTGCTAAAAACGGATATTCAGTATCAAAACATGTAACAAATAAGGATTACGACTTCGTTTCTAACATCACGACGGCTAATCTCCCTATTTTACTGAGGTACACTGCCTCTTTCGGCAAGTTATTCCCATTTATCAACATCGGCCCCACCATTAGTTATGTATTGCGCGAAAAAAGCTATTTGAATACAGCTACTATCAACATGTCTTCATCTACCATAATGATTGACGACAATGGTCCAAACCGATATTTTTCTTCCCAGCAAGTGGGTATGGCTGCAGGCATAGGCGTTGAATATAAGTTGAATTATAAACATGCGTTGTTTGTTGAAGCCCGTGTCAATCAACAATACGGATTCCAAACCCAGGATTTTTCCAGAAACAACTTACAACTTATAATTTCTTTTAATCTTTAA
- a CDS encoding GNAT family N-acetyltransferase: MPIQIRPIEEADFTQLIALFQEFAIFEKAPELMTNTVDKMKSEKEYIKGFAAINEENTIIGYATCFFAYYTWIGKSLYMDDLYVKPEYRAQGIGTKLINSIIALAKKENCSKVRWQVSEWNTPAIGFYKSLGAQINETERNCDLMF, from the coding sequence ATGCCAATACAAATACGACCAATAGAAGAAGCTGATTTCACCCAACTTATTGCTTTATTCCAAGAATTTGCCATATTCGAGAAAGCGCCTGAACTAATGACAAATACAGTTGATAAAATGAAATCAGAAAAAGAGTACATTAAGGGCTTTGCGGCAATCAATGAAGAGAATACAATAATCGGTTACGCCACCTGCTTTTTTGCTTATTACACGTGGATTGGCAAATCGCTTTACATGGACGACCTTTATGTAAAACCGGAATATCGCGCACAAGGAATTGGCACGAAACTCATTAACAGTATCATTGCGCTCGCAAAAAAAGAAAATTGCAGCAAAGTACGCTGGCAAGTCTCCGAATGGAATACTCCTGCAATAGGTTTCTATAAAAGTCTGGGCGCCCAAATTAATGAGACCGAACGCAACTGCGACCTTATGTTCTGA
- a CDS encoding DUF2905 domain-containing protein yields MGKILIIAGILIVIAGVVVYFAGDKLSWLGRLPGDIRIEKENVRFYFPITTMILVSVVLSAIIAIIKKFLQ; encoded by the coding sequence ATCGGTAAAATATTAATCATTGCTGGTATTCTCATTGTAATTGCCGGCGTTGTGGTTTACTTTGCCGGGGATAAATTATCCTGGCTGGGACGGTTACCGGGAGATATTCGTATAGAAAAAGAGAATGTCAGGTTCTATTTTCCGATCACCACCATGATTCTGGTAAGTGTTGTTCTATCTGCCATTATTGCTATTATCAAAAAATTCCTGCAATAA
- a CDS encoding ion transporter, with translation MNQQKLTFLDITIMILSIYVLVALLIDSFFKLSPETSQLISLIDNMICIIFLYDFFYRFFKAKSKLRFMRWGWIDFVSSIPTFSFLQYGRTIRLIRVIRVMRAFRSVRFLIQHIFKSKINGTFAAVALIAFLTLIFGSIGILQVETDPTSNIKSAEDALWWAFTTITTVGYGDKYPITTEGRLIATILMTTGVGLFGTFTGYVASWFVNSNNAIEKKDDWIDQLEKLKELQEKGILSEDEFLEQKNKILVESMN, from the coding sequence ATGAATCAGCAGAAGCTTACTTTTTTGGATATCACAATAATGATTTTATCCATTTATGTACTTGTGGCCTTACTGATAGATTCTTTTTTTAAGCTTTCGCCAGAAACGTCACAATTGATTTCATTAATAGATAATATGATCTGCATCATATTTTTATATGACTTCTTTTATCGTTTCTTTAAAGCAAAATCAAAATTGCGATTTATGCGTTGGGGATGGATTGATTTTGTATCAAGCATTCCGACTTTCTCTTTTCTGCAGTATGGAAGAACTATCAGGTTAATAAGAGTTATCCGGGTAATGCGAGCGTTTCGTTCTGTGCGTTTTTTAATACAACATATATTCAAATCAAAGATCAACGGAACATTTGCAGCAGTGGCTTTAATTGCTTTTCTGACATTAATATTTGGATCCATAGGAATATTGCAGGTTGAAACAGACCCCACCTCCAATATCAAAAGCGCCGAAGATGCTTTATGGTGGGCTTTTACTACTATTACAACTGTGGGATATGGAGATAAATATCCGATAACAACTGAAGGACGATTGATCGCAACTATTTTAATGACCACCGGAGTTGGACTCTTTGGTACTTTTACTGGTTATGTAGCTTCTTGGTTTGTGAATAGTAATAATGCCATAGAAAAGAAAGACGATTGGATTGATCAGCTTGAAAAGCTAAAAGAATTACAGGAAAAAGGCATATTGAGTGAGGATGAATTTCTAGAGCAAAAAAATAAAATTCTTGTAGAAAGCATGAACTAA
- a CDS encoding DUF4382 domain-containing protein, whose translation MNKKIIAAIFVAGTLALGLASCTTDPVKNATFSVRLTDAPANFQQVLIDIQSAQINVAATGVTDNWVSLPIRSGVYNLLDFRNGMDTLLAKIELPAGQITQMRLVLGSNNQVKINDQLYTLDTPSAMQSGLKFNINAILTEGIDYQLWIDFDAARSIVAKGNGGFNLKPVIRTFTKATSGAIKGMVSPVAAAPYVTAIAGGDTIGTIAGSDGKFLLRGIDAGTYKVVFQPVSPYTNKTVDNVLVTSGQVTDMGTVALQ comes from the coding sequence ATGAATAAGAAAATCATTGCAGCCATCTTTGTGGCCGGCACACTTGCCCTTGGACTGGCGTCCTGCACGACAGATCCAGTGAAAAATGCCACCTTTTCCGTTCGTCTGACGGATGCTCCTGCCAATTTCCAACAGGTGCTGATTGATATTCAAAGTGCCCAAATCAATGTTGCAGCAACAGGCGTTACTGACAACTGGGTATCGTTACCCATCCGATCCGGGGTTTACAACCTGCTTGATTTCAGGAATGGCATGGATACTCTCTTGGCAAAGATAGAACTGCCAGCGGGACAAATCACGCAGATGCGCCTTGTATTGGGATCCAACAATCAGGTAAAGATCAACGATCAGCTGTACACGCTCGACACGCCATCGGCCATGCAGTCGGGATTGAAATTCAATATCAACGCCATACTTACCGAAGGGATCGATTATCAGCTATGGATTGATTTTGATGCAGCCCGTTCCATTGTAGCAAAAGGCAACGGCGGATTTAACCTGAAACCTGTGATCAGAACCTTCACAAAGGCAACAAGTGGCGCAATCAAAGGAATGGTTTCTCCTGTTGCTGCAGCACCTTATGTTACAGCAATAGCCGGTGGTGACACTATCGGCACGATTGCTGGTAGTGATGGAAAATTTCTACTGAGAGGAATTGACGCCGGAACATACAAGGTTGTATTTCAGCCGGTATCGCCTTATACAAATAAAACCGTTGATAACGTGCTTGTAACATCAGGACAGGTTACCGATATGGGAACCGTTGCCCTCCAGTAA
- a CDS encoding carbon-nitrogen hydrolase family protein: MDNIPEISKVSIRPLHRNDYKQLAQSFTRTYSDGSDVFWSRKQIDTLITIFPEGQVVTVVDKKIVGCALSIIVDYDLVKNDHSYASVTGNESFDTHNPNGNILYGIEVFIHPQYRGLRLARRMYDYRKELCETLNLKAIMFGGRLPNYHKYADEIRPKEYIEKVRKKEIFDPVLTFQLSNDFHVRKVMTNYLPNDEESKHFACLMQWDNIYYQAPTPDFIPPRTSIRVGLVQWQMRNYQSVDDLFEQVEFFVDAVSDYKSDFVLFPEYFNAPLMAKFNHLGESQAIRELAQYTEEIRKRFVSLAISYNTNIITGSMPQLRGNDLHNVGFLCRRDGTYDTYEKIHVTPDEIKSWGLTGGKVIKTFDTDCARIGVLICYDVEYPELPRIMADQGMQILFVPFLTDTQNGYSRVRICAQARAIENECYVVIAGCVGNLPRVHNMDIQYAQSGVFSPCDFAFPTDGKCAEATPNTEMIMVSDVDISLLTELHTYGSVRNLKDRRNDLYELKLKR, from the coding sequence ATGGATAATATACCTGAAATCAGCAAAGTTTCTATTCGCCCGTTGCACCGGAATGATTACAAGCAACTGGCACAGTCATTTACACGCACCTACAGCGACGGAAGCGATGTGTTCTGGTCGCGAAAACAGATTGACACACTGATAACCATTTTCCCGGAAGGACAGGTGGTAACCGTCGTAGACAAAAAGATTGTAGGTTGCGCGCTGTCTATAATCGTGGACTACGACCTCGTAAAAAACGACCACTCTTATGCTTCGGTGACTGGCAACGAATCCTTCGACACGCATAACCCCAACGGCAACATTCTTTACGGCATCGAGGTATTCATTCATCCGCAATACAGAGGGCTGCGCCTTGCTCGACGCATGTACGATTACCGCAAAGAACTCTGCGAAACTCTTAATCTCAAGGCCATCATGTTTGGCGGGCGGCTGCCCAATTATCATAAATATGCCGACGAAATACGCCCGAAAGAGTATATCGAAAAAGTTCGCAAAAAAGAGATTTTCGATCCGGTGCTCACCTTTCAGTTATCGAACGATTTTCACGTTCGTAAGGTGATGACCAACTACCTTCCGAACGATGAAGAGTCGAAACATTTCGCCTGCCTCATGCAATGGGATAATATCTACTATCAGGCACCCACCCCCGATTTTATACCGCCAAGGACCAGTATTCGCGTAGGATTAGTGCAATGGCAGATGCGCAATTACCAGTCGGTGGACGACCTCTTTGAACAGGTGGAATTTTTTGTGGATGCGGTGTCAGATTACAAAAGCGATTTCGTGCTTTTTCCCGAATATTTCAATGCTCCGCTGATGGCTAAGTTCAACCATCTGGGAGAATCGCAGGCTATTCGCGAACTGGCGCAATACACCGAAGAGATACGCAAACGATTTGTAAGTCTGGCCATCAGTTACAACACCAATATCATTACCGGAAGTATGCCTCAGTTACGGGGCAACGACTTGCACAACGTCGGTTTTTTGTGTCGAAGAGATGGAACTTACGACACTTACGAGAAAATTCACGTGACGCCGGACGAAATTAAAAGCTGGGGACTTACCGGCGGCAAGGTGATAAAGACTTTCGATACCGATTGTGCCCGTATCGGCGTACTAATTTGTTACGATGTGGAATACCCCGAATTACCCCGTATCATGGCCGATCAGGGCATGCAGATATTGTTTGTTCCGTTCCTCACCGACACCCAAAACGGCTATTCTCGGGTACGGATCTGTGCACAGGCACGTGCCATCGAAAACGAGTGTTACGTGGTGATAGCGGGCTGCGTAGGCAATCTTCCGCGCGTTCATAACATGGACATCCAGTACGCGCAGTCGGGAGTGTTTTCGCCCTGCGATTTTGCTTTCCCTACCGACGGTAAATGCGCCGAGGCCACTCCCAACACCGAAATGATCATGGTATCGGATGTGGACATCTCATTGCTCACCGAACTACACACCTACGGTAGTGTGCGCAACCTGAAAGACCGGCGTAACGATTTGTATGAACTAAAACTGAAGCGATAA
- a CDS encoding TonB-dependent receptor, which yields MQKRLIFIILYIIPALLFAEPLPLAKTSLKGVVTDKLTGEPLIGVAVYIPELKTGAVTDDKGSYHIDNLPKTTLIVQVTYVGHQSVIEAIDLRNSVTQNFSLVESSAKIDEVVVTATAGSTQLVRTPTPIAIVPHTDLLREASTNLMDALASQPGISQITTGGGISKPVIRGLGYNRVVVVNDGIRQEGQQWGDEHGIEIDEQAVNKAEILKGPASLMFGSDAMAGVINLFSAPTLPEGKIAGNFYANYQTNNGLMAYSLDLAGNKKGFIWDLRYSDKMAHDYKNKYDGYVYNSRFKEQALTGLIGINKEWGYSHLTFSTYQLTPGIVEGARDSISGKFIKPVALKGVEGSELVNNADGKSYSHGMPYQQVKHYKAVWNNSIFIGDGSLKTTIGFQQNRRQEFGDVLNPDQYGLYFLLNTVNYDVHYMLPQKNGWSASFGVNGMYQHSMNKGTEFLVPEYNLFDAGIFGIASKTIGRFDISGGIRFDNRHEHADDLYLNSNDEKTTVSDPTAYHRFTAFTNDFGGITGSLGAAWRITDDFHAKFNLSRGFRAPNIGELASNGVHDGTVRYEIGDSNLKPETSLQADFQLGYSSRYLSAEVDLFVNRINNYIFSRKLNSTAGGDSITNGYQTYKFVSGDARIMGGEFMFDVHPFDCLHIENSFSYVNSIQLNQPDSTRYLPMTPAPKWKTDVRLDILRHGNVLRNGYINVGVESYFAQNHYYEAYGTETRTPGYSLLYAGIGGDVIHKGHTLFSLYLTGNNLTDVAYQSHLSRLKYEDVNNATGRTGGYNMGRNFSIKLLVPINL from the coding sequence ATGCAAAAAAGATTGATATTTATCATTTTATATATTATTCCGGCTTTATTATTTGCCGAACCCTTGCCTTTGGCTAAAACGTCGCTAAAGGGAGTTGTGACTGATAAATTAACGGGAGAACCCTTGATTGGGGTGGCAGTGTACATTCCCGAATTGAAAACAGGAGCCGTGACTGACGATAAAGGCTCTTATCATATTGATAATTTGCCGAAAACCACACTGATCGTACAGGTTACTTATGTAGGGCATCAGTCTGTTATTGAGGCTATTGATTTGAGAAACAGTGTGACGCAAAATTTTTCTCTTGTGGAATCGTCGGCAAAAATAGACGAAGTGGTGGTAACAGCCACTGCCGGATCTACTCAATTAGTGAGAACTCCCACGCCGATTGCGATAGTGCCTCATACCGATCTTTTGCGTGAAGCATCTACCAATCTGATGGATGCGTTGGCCAGTCAACCCGGTATTTCGCAAATTACGACGGGAGGAGGTATTTCCAAGCCTGTTATTCGCGGACTCGGCTACAATCGTGTGGTAGTGGTAAATGACGGGATACGTCAGGAAGGTCAGCAGTGGGGCGACGAGCACGGAATAGAAATAGACGAACAAGCCGTGAATAAAGCCGAAATTTTGAAAGGTCCTGCCAGTCTGATGTTCGGTTCCGATGCCATGGCAGGCGTGATCAACCTCTTTTCAGCGCCAACTCTTCCTGAAGGCAAAATAGCCGGTAATTTCTATGCGAACTATCAAACGAATAACGGATTGATGGCTTATTCTCTTGATTTAGCAGGTAATAAAAAAGGATTTATATGGGATTTGCGCTACAGCGATAAAATGGCTCACGATTATAAGAACAAGTATGACGGCTATGTCTATAATTCACGTTTCAAAGAGCAAGCGCTGACCGGTTTGATTGGAATAAACAAAGAGTGGGGGTATTCTCACCTGACCTTTAGCACTTATCAACTAACACCCGGAATTGTAGAAGGTGCACGTGATTCAATATCCGGAAAATTTATAAAACCGGTTGCACTCAAAGGCGTTGAAGGTAGTGAACTTGTTAACAATGCTGACGGGAAGAGTTACAGTCACGGAATGCCATATCAGCAGGTAAAACACTACAAAGCAGTGTGGAACAACAGTATTTTTATTGGGGACGGTAGTTTGAAAACCACAATTGGATTTCAGCAAAACCGCAGACAGGAATTTGGCGATGTTCTGAATCCCGATCAGTACGGGCTTTACTTCCTGCTGAATACCGTCAACTATGATGTACACTATATGTTACCGCAAAAAAACGGGTGGTCTGCTTCGTTTGGTGTGAATGGCATGTATCAGCACTCCATGAATAAAGGTACTGAGTTTTTGGTGCCGGAATACAACCTTTTTGATGCCGGTATCTTTGGGATTGCCAGTAAAACTATCGGACGATTCGACATTAGCGGAGGCATACGGTTCGATAACCGCCACGAACACGCTGATGATCTCTATTTGAATTCAAATGATGAGAAAACCACCGTTTCAGATCCTACAGCCTACCATCGTTTTACCGCTTTCACCAATGATTTCGGGGGAATAACCGGTAGTTTAGGTGCAGCATGGAGAATAACCGACGATTTTCATGCAAAATTCAATCTGTCAAGGGGTTTCAGAGCTCCAAATATTGGCGAATTAGCATCCAATGGGGTTCATGACGGAACTGTTCGTTATGAAATTGGCGATAGTAACCTGAAGCCGGAAACCAGTCTGCAAGCCGATTTTCAACTGGGCTATTCATCGCGCTATCTTTCTGCGGAAGTCGACCTGTTTGTCAATCGTATCAACAATTATATCTTTTCCAGAAAGCTGAACAGTACGGCAGGTGGCGATTCAATTACCAACGGTTACCAGACTTATAAATTTGTTTCGGGTGATGCCCGGATTATGGGTGGTGAATTTATGTTTGACGTTCATCCATTTGACTGCCTGCATATCGAAAACAGTTTTTCGTATGTTAACTCCATTCAGCTAAACCAACCTGATTCCACCCGCTATTTACCGATGACTCCCGCTCCCAAATGGAAAACCGATGTGCGTCTTGATATTTTAAGACATGGTAATGTGTTACGTAACGGATATATCAATGTTGGTGTAGAGAGTTATTTTGCACAAAATCACTATTATGAGGCCTACGGGACAGAAACCCGTACCCCCGGTTATTCTTTGCTGTATGCCGGAATTGGTGGCGATGTTATACACAAAGGCCATACGCTCTTTTCTCTCTATCTGACAGGAAATAATCTGACTGATGTGGCTTATCAAAGCCATTTGAGCCGGCTTAAATACGAGGATGTAAACAATGCAACCGGCCGTACGGGAGGGTATAATATGGGGCGGAACTTCAGCATTAAGTTATTGGTTCCGATAAACCTGTAA
- a CDS encoding peptide MFS transporter, with amino-acid sequence MFKEHPKGLFALALANTGERFGYYTMLAIFTLFLQAKFGFDTSQTSSYFSWFLGAVYLTPLLGGFLADKWLGYGRTIMIGIIIMFAGYLLLAIPNNDRTFSLIAMVSALALISLGTGLFKGNLQVLVGNLYDDPKYSSKRDLAFSLFYMCINIGAFFAPSAAEWITNYSLSQYHMVYDAHIPALAHQLLNGTISTDGLAQLTALAAEQGTKLPLADFSSLYIEKLSAAYNYGFGIACISLVISIAIFVVFKRTYKHADYNANKPTATSHVEELTPKQTRERIFALLMVFAVVVFFWMSFHQNGLTMTFFARDYTTGSVSGLDRIGFSLVSMVLLIAVVYSITNIFQSKTGKGKAISGLFLAASLGAIALVYAHMEPSIKITPQIFQQFNPFFVIVLTPLFVGLFSWLAKKKKEPSAPRKISFGMVIAAAGFALLAFGSIGLLSPSDLKASGGVSPMLVSPDWLISTYLVLTFAELFLSPMGISFVSRVAPPKYKGLMMGGWFGATALGNKLTGVIGDLWGGMELWMVWGVLVLCCLVSAIFMFAMLKKLETITK; translated from the coding sequence ATGTTTAAAGAACATCCCAAAGGGCTTTTTGCTCTAGCATTGGCTAACACTGGTGAACGCTTCGGCTACTACACAATGTTAGCCATTTTTACGTTATTTCTTCAGGCAAAATTCGGATTCGACACTTCGCAAACCAGTTCGTATTTCAGTTGGTTTTTGGGTGCTGTTTACCTCACTCCTCTTTTGGGTGGATTTCTTGCCGACAAATGGCTGGGTTACGGACGCACCATCATGATTGGTATCATAATCATGTTTGCCGGCTATCTGCTTTTGGCTATTCCAAACAATGACCGCACTTTTTCTCTCATTGCAATGGTCTCGGCTTTAGCCCTGATTTCGTTGGGAACAGGTCTTTTCAAAGGAAACCTGCAGGTATTGGTTGGTAACTTATATGACGATCCGAAATACAGCAGCAAACGCGATTTGGCTTTCAGCCTTTTCTACATGTGCATCAATATTGGTGCTTTCTTCGCACCTTCTGCTGCCGAATGGATCACTAACTACAGCCTGAGTCAATACCACATGGTTTACGACGCTCACATCCCTGCTCTCGCCCACCAGTTGCTTAATGGCACTATTTCTACTGATGGTTTGGCTCAACTGACGGCATTGGCCGCTGAACAAGGCACAAAACTACCGTTAGCAGACTTTTCAAGCCTTTATATTGAAAAATTGAGTGCCGCATATAACTATGGCTTCGGCATCGCCTGCATCTCGCTGGTTATCTCTATTGCCATCTTCGTAGTCTTCAAGAGAACATATAAGCACGCCGATTACAACGCCAACAAACCAACGGCTACTTCGCACGTGGAAGAACTTACTCCAAAACAAACACGCGAACGCATTTTTGCCCTTTTGATGGTTTTTGCTGTAGTTGTATTCTTCTGGATGTCGTTCCACCAAAACGGACTGACAATGACATTCTTTGCCCGTGATTACACTACAGGTTCTGTTTCCGGCCTCGATAGAATCGGATTTTCGCTGGTTTCCATGGTTCTTCTCATTGCTGTTGTTTATAGCATCACCAATATCTTTCAATCAAAAACAGGAAAAGGGAAAGCCATTTCCGGGCTATTTCTTGCAGCTTCTCTGGGTGCAATCGCTTTAGTATATGCACATATGGAACCGTCCATTAAAATTACACCTCAGATCTTCCAACAATTCAATCCCTTCTTTGTAATCGTTTTAACGCCGCTTTTTGTAGGACTGTTCTCTTGGCTGGCTAAAAAGAAGAAAGAGCCGTCAGCACCCCGTAAAATCAGTTTTGGGATGGTGATTGCCGCTGCTGGTTTTGCTTTATTGGCTTTCGGTTCTATCGGCTTGCTTTCTCCTTCCGATCTGAAAGCATCGGGAGGTGTAAGTCCTATGCTGGTTTCACCTGACTGGCTAATCAGTACCTACCTCGTCCTCACGTTTGCTGAACTATTCCTTAGTCCAATGGGTATTTCATTTGTTTCCCGTGTTGCTCCTCCGAAATACAAAGGATTGATGATGGGAGGCTGGTTTGGAGCTACTGCACTCGGCAACAAACTCACCGGTGTAATTGGTGACCTGTGGGGAGGTATGGAACTCTGGATGGTATGGGGCGTACTGGTACTTTGCTGCCTGGTTTCTGCCATCTTTATGTTTGCCATGCTCAAGAAGCTGGAAACAATAACCAAATAA